The genomic DNA CTGTAGGCTTTTCCATTTTTTTCGCGTTTTTTCAACACATCGTAAATTTGACTTAGCCCCAACGGGAACTCGGGAATTAAGGTTAAGTTTGCGCCACCTGCCAGCCCAGCGTAAAGTGCTATCCAGCCTGTGTTTCTGCCCATAACTTCGACGATTACTATTCTGTGATGCGCTTCTGCCGTCGTGCGTAATCTGTCAATTGCATCCGTGGCTATAGCGACTGCTGTGTCGAAGCCTATGCTGTAGTCTGTTCCTGAAAGGTCGTTGTCGATTGTCTTAGGGATGGCCACAATTGGCGTGCGCATTTCGTAGAGCTTTTGGGCTACGCTTAAGGTGTCTTCGCCGCCCATGACCAGTAACGCGTGCAGTCTCAGTTTCTTGATGTTGTTAATGACCTTTTTAGGTCCGTTTTCGATTTTGAACGGATTTGTTCTTGACGTGTAGAGAATTACGCCTCCTCGTGAGTGGATTTCTTCCACGTTATCCGGAGTTAACGATTGGGTGTCCAGATTTAGGAGACCTGCCCACCCGTTTTTGATGCCTATGGTTTCAAAGCCTAACGCGTTTGCTTTGGTCACCGCTGCTTTGATTGCCGCGTTCAGGCCGGGTGCGTCTCCGCCGCCAACTAGGATGCCGATTTTCACGAGGTTTCAGCCTCTGAATGCTGTCTGGGATTTGTTGACTGAAAAGCTTTTTCTTTCGAGGTTGGACGAGGAAGAGCAAAGTGAGCTTACTGCGAATCTTGATTTTGTGTTCTGTGAGCTTATAGACTCGGGGGGGCACAAGATAGTTTAGGGTGCAGTAAGTGATGATGCTGAAAATTGAGGACATCATGGTTGAAACCGTAATCACAGTCGAAGCCACTGCAACAGTTATGAAAGCTGTTAAACTCATGAACGAGAATGAAATCGGGTGCCTTGTGGTGACAAAAAAAGGAAGAGCCGTGGGCATAATTACTGAACGCGATTTGCTTAAGCGGGTCATAGGTAAATCTAAGAACCCAACTAGGACCAAGGTGCAGGATATTATGACGAAGCCGCTTATCGCTGGCTATTCTGACATGGATTTGGAAGATGCCACGCGATTGATGTTTGAAAAGAAGATCAAGAAACTGCCGGTGGTTGATCACGGTCGACTAAGGGGTTTGATTACCCTTACAGATGTTGCCCGATTTCAGCCTCAGATGATAAAGATATTGAAAAAGCTGTCAGATCACGTGTCTGCGCCGCAACGTATGAAGAAAGTCATGAACTACTACGTGTGCTAGAACCGCCGGCAAGGCAAAAGAGAAAAATGGAGA from Candidatus Bathyarchaeia archaeon includes the following:
- a CDS encoding ATP-dependent 6-phosphofructokinase, whose translation is MKIGILVGGGDAPGLNAAIKAAVTKANALGFETIGIKNGWAGLLNLDTQSLTPDNVEEIHSRGGVILYTSRTNPFKIENGPKKVINNIKKLRLHALLVMGGEDTLSVAQKLYEMRTPIVAIPKTIDNDLSGTDYSIGFDTAVAIATDAIDRLRTTAEAHHRIVIVEVMGRNTGWIALYAGLAGGANLTLIPEFPLGLSQIYDVLKKREKNGKAYSIIVVAEGAKVFKEKEQIVMASEDKDEFGHPRLGGISRVLEGLIQENTGLEARSVILGHLQRGGPPTAFDRILAMRLGTKAMELVLDRRWGEMASFQACDVVSAPLKDALKERKCVPQELYEVAKTFFR
- a CDS encoding CBS domain-containing protein — encoded protein: MMLKIEDIMVETVITVEATATVMKAVKLMNENEIGCLVVTKKGRAVGIITERDLLKRVIGKSKNPTRTKVQDIMTKPLIAGYSDMDLEDATRLMFEKKIKKLPVVDHGRLRGLITLTDVARFQPQMIKILKKLSDHVSAPQRMKKVMNYYVC